The Sulfurimonas aquatica genomic sequence TTACGAGGCTTTGTTGGCATTTAAATAACCCAAGTATGGTCGACTAAAAATCTTCCATTTTGATGAACTATTATCATTTGTGCTAAATATTCACCACTAACTTTTGTAAATTTTTGCTTCCATATAACCATTGCAGAGTTTGGTCTACGTAGTACGGTAATTAGATTTCTTTCAGCAAAGAATCCTTTTTCTTTTTGGTATTCTTCACAAACTTTAATTAAATACTCTTTTGTAACGATGTTTTTTAATCTGTCAGTAAAGTCTTTTACATGACGCTCATAATCTATGGATGTTGATGCATCCATTAAGTTATCCATCATTTCATTTGCCATGGAAGATAATTTACTTTCAGGTATTTCTTCAAAATTCATTTTAATTATCCTGTATACTATTGCACTCCTTATGCTCGTTAGGAGTGTTATTTTAACCAACGTCCTGCATCTAGTCTTATAGTGGTATTAACATCTTTCAGACCTAAGCTGTTTTGTTTCTCTAGAAAAGTTATTTTAGCTAAATATTCACCTTTTAGTAATGGAACACTTGCAATTGTTCGTGTACTAATATTTTGTTTAAATGAAGTTCTACACAATGATTCAACTATTTTTTCAAAAACAATAGAACCATCTTTTTCTTGAATAATTACTTTAAATTTTAAAGGCTGTCCAAGCCCTTTTCTATCATCATCAGGTATCTCATCATAGTTTATATCACCTTGGCAATATTGATTATATCTACTACCAATAAACTTGTCTTCTAGTCGAGCCTTAGTCGTTGGAAATATAAAGTTCATTTTTAAAAAATAGCTTTTTTCAACAGGTGCTTCAAAAGGAATGGAAATTGATGAGTTTTCTTTTTTAATTGAAAATGGTTCATCTTCAATAAGAGGTGGAAATGTACATAGAGATGTTATCCACATCATTAATCCAATTACCGGTTTTTGACATAAGGAATAAGTAACGGGTCCCATTAATCTTTGCCTCCTAACGGTTGACTTTATCCAATAAATGACTACTAGGGTATTTATTGGTTACAAAGTTTTGTTATATATTTTTATGTTTCTAGATCCCTAAAGTGGAGATGTATCCCCTAGAACATAATTTAAATTTCGTCATACTTACTTTGCTTAAATGCACCTATAACCTTACTTAAATAAAGTGATATTGTACTCCCATAATAAAATCCAATTATGATATATGCCATTTTGTCTATTTTAAAAGTTTCCATAATTTCTATTAATACTGAATAATCTTTTCCTAAAAATAAAAATATAACTAATGCAATAATTGTAAAAAAAAAGGGATTAGTATCGCATATGCTAATACTTTTCTCATTCCATCATCTGGGTCTACAAAATGTACTTTCTTAACTTTATTATTCATTGTTTTCCTTCATATAACAGTCAAGTAGAAAAATATGTTACTTACTTTCGTTCTTTTTAAAGTTTTTAAATAATAGCTAAATTTCTGAAGTTATGAAAGCTAAAAATCGGTAGAGGTAACATATTTTTCTTGCTATGTTTTGTTATGTGTCTTTTTCAGTTTTTATAAGGTCTTCTGCATGAAGAAATGTGAAGCCTTTATGCTCATATATTTGAATAAATAAGTTTTCAAAAGTCAAATTATATCGACCACCAGTAATTCGTATTTCTAAATTTTTATTAGTAAAATATCTAACTGCACTTCGAATGTCGCATCCAATCATTACAGTATTTTCTTTTCTGCTTACTAGTAAATTAATTGCATTATTTAAATCTGTTTTACATTTAAAGTAACTCCAGAGTAACCATAAAACTATTGCACCAATTATTCCAATAATATATTCCATTGCCACCCTTTTAAAACATAATTATTTAACAGTGAATATTATATACATAAAAACCTTGAATAACATAAATAATTATATACTGAAAGAATCTTGCGTTTAATTAAAAATAAAACCCATTACAACATATTGCATTTTGTCATATTAACACTCTGTTTGAAAAAATTACACTAATATACCGACAATGAAATAAAGTTCCACCTAAAGGCAAGAAGATGATAGAGAGATTTTACTTAAAAGATTACCTTAGTTTTAAAGAGAGTGAGTTAGAACTTAACTCTGGTCTCGTTGTGTTTACTGGGCCTAGTGGTAGTGGTAAGTCCATACTTATGAACTCCATACTTTCTTCTTTGGGTGGGGCTTCTTGCGAGGCCGCTCTATGTGAGTCTAGCGTTACTTGGAACATAAACGCGGATGACATAGGCATAGAAAACGAAGAGATTAACGTCTTCAAGCACATAAAAAAAGGAAACTCGCGTTACTTTGTAAACAACCAAAGCCTCTCTAAAAAGTCTATAGGCATAGTCGCGGCTGATTATCTTCGTCATTTGAGCCTTAAGGACTTTAGCGACTTTGAGAATGAAAACTTACTCTCTATACTTGATGATAGAGTAGGGGTGAAAAACAAAAAGGTGCTAAAACTCAAAGAGAGCTACCAGAAGAGCTTTTTAGAGTACCAAGACGTTAAACGCGAACTACAAGTAATAGAAGAAGAAGAGAAAAAGATAGTAGAGCTCAAAGAGTTCGCGGCGTTTGAGATAAAAAAGATAGATGACATAAACCCAACTACCGGAGAAGACGAAGAACTATCAGTGATAAAAAAAGAGCTTTCAAAAAAAGAGAAAGTGCTGGAGAGTTTAGAGTCCGCTATGGAGATTTTTAACCATGAGCACCTTGTTTCTAGCGCGTTAGATACTTTGGACGCTGAGAGTGCGTTCTTTGATGACGCTATGAATGAGCTTCGAGCGGTGTTTGATAGTGCGACTGAGAGATTTTCAGCTCTTGAGGACTTAGACATAGAAGAGATTTTAAACCGCATAGAAGAGATAAGCGGACTTAAACGCAGATATGGAAGCATAGAAGAGGCTCTGGAGTATAAAGAGCAGAAAAAACTAGAGTTAGAGAAATATGAGAACATAGAGATAGCTAGAAACGACTTAGAAGAGAGATACACTAAGTTGTCAAAAGAGATAGAAACGCTAGCAAATGAGCTAAGCGACCTGCGTTTAAAGGCACTACCAGATTTTGAGAGCTCTTTAAACTCTTATTTAAGTCATCTCTATCTAAGAGACGCGGACGTAACGCTACAAAAAAGAGAGTACAAGCTCCACGGACAAGATGAACTAAGCATAAAACTAAACTCGACTGAACTTGCAAAGATAAGTACGGGAGAGTTTAACCGTCTACGTTTAGCGATTCTCGCATTAAAGTCGGAGCTTATGAGTCAAAATGGTGGTGTTTTAATGCTTGATGAGATAGATGCTAACCTTAGTGGTGAAGAGTCTATGAGTGTCGCAAAAGTACTTCGTCAGCTCTCTAAGCACTTTCAGATATTTGTAATTTCTCATCAGCCACAACTTACTTCTATGGGAGATCAGCACTTTTTGGTCTATAAAGATGGTAATATTTCAAAAACAAAAGAGTTAAACTTCCAAGAGAGAGTTGATGAGATAGCCAGAATCATAAGTGGCGAAAATATCTCAAACGAAGCTAAAAAGTTTGCTCGTGAACTACTAGAGGCAAATAATGATAATTGATACGCATATACACTTAGATGACGAACGCTACGAAGAGGACCTAGATGAAGTACTTTCTCGTGCTAGAGAGGGTGGGGTAGAGAGATTTATAATTCCTGGTGCAGATAAGAACACTCTTCCTCGCGCCATAGAGATAGCTGAGAAGTATGATGATGTTTACTTTGCAGTTGGGATTCATCCATATGACATGGAGCAGTTTGACTTACTTGATTTTGATAAGTATGTCCACCATGAGAAGTGCGTAGCTGTGGGTGAGTGTGGGCTTGACTACTTTCGCCTAGAAGGGAGTGATGAGGAAAAATCGGCTGAAAAGAAAGAGCAAAAAAGAGTTTTTGCCGCGCAAATAGAGCTTGCAAAAAAGTATAAGAAACCTTTGATAGTGCATGTTCGTGACGCCTCTCGCGACTCAAAAGCTCTTATGTTAGAAAATGGTGCCGGAGAAGTCGGTGGAGTGCTTCACTGTTATAACGCGGATGAAGAGCTTTTAAGTCTTGCAAATGAAGGTTTTTACTTTGGCATAGGCGGAGTGTTGACGTTTAAAAACGCCAAGAAGCTCATAAATGTCCTACCAAAGATACCGCAAGAGAAACTAATCATAGAGACAGATGGACCATATCTAACGCCAATGCCGTATCGTGGAAAAAGAAACGAGCCGCTCTATACAACTTTTGTAGCTCAGAAAATGTCAGAACTTTTAGAAATAGATCTCGAAAACATAAAACAAACTACTACAAGCAATGCCCTAAAACTCTTTAATATTTTATAATATCAAAGAGTTTTTTTTCGCTTTATCTTCTTTAAACATTTTATTAATCATTTTTTAGATAAAATCATATAAATTTAAAATAAAAAGTTATATATGTTCAAATATTTTTTAATCATTTTCTTTCCACTTTTTCTCTTTGCAAACCTAACATATGAGTCAAACTACAACAAAGAACTCTCAGTTCTAGACTCTTTTAATATAGAGTCGGCATTTTTGTATGATCCTATTATGAATGATATGAGAACAAGAAACAGCTCTAAGGGGAGAAAAAAACTCTTCTTTAGAGCAATGAAAGATGCATATACTTTTATCCCTATGATAAAGAGTACACTCACAAAGTATGACGTTCCTCAAGAGTTCTTATACCTAGCGATGGCTGAGTCAAACTTTAGTACTAAAGCATACTCAAACAAAAGAGCAGCCGGACTTTGGCAGTTTATGCCTGCTACTGGTAGAAGATTTGATTTGAAAATTGATGAGTATGTTGATGAAAGAAGAGACTTAGTCAAGTCAACACATGCCGCTGCAAAATACCTCACAAGACTTCATAAAAGATTTGGAAAATGGTATCTAGCCGCTATCGCTTACAACTGTGGTGGTGGGCGTTTAAATCAGGCTATAAGAAAAGCAGGAAGTGATGAGCTATCTGTTTTACTTGATGAAGACAAAAAATACATTCCACGTGAGAGCCGTTACTATATCCGTAAAATAGTCGCGTTAGCACTTATTGGTACTGATGAAAAGCATCTTCTCTCTAGCGAGTACGAATACCTTTTAAATCGTGCAAATGCTTACTCTATCACTCCTATTAAACTCTCTAGCGGAGAATCTTTAGAGAGAGTCTCTAAGCTGATAGAAATGCCTCTTAAAGATTTGAAAAAGCTAAATAGACACTTGAAATATGACTTTGTGCCTCCTTATGCCGAAGATTACGAGGTTTATATCCCATATATCAAATTAGCAGAGTTTAAACAAAACTATTATGAGTCACCTATGAAAAATATTTATAAACTTCATGTTGTTTCTAGAGGCGATAACCTATCTTACATTGGAAAAAAATATGGAATTTCTTACAAGGTTATAAAAGATTTTAACAATCTAAAAAGTAATAGATTAAGATTGAAACAGAAGCTTGTCATTCCCATCTCAAAACATAACAAAAGTAATAAATTTGATTCAAAGCACTACTACATGGTCAAAAGTGGAGATTCATTAATCTCAATATCTAAGGCGACAAAAGTGAGCGTTCAAAATATAATGCTTCAAAATCATCTTAAAAATTCAAATATTAGAATTGGTGAAAGGTTAAAAATTTATGAATAAGTTTTATATATTTGCACTTGTTCTGATTGTTCTTTTTAGTAGTGGATGTAGCACTAGAGGTAAAAAAACATACAGAAACTATCAGCACTCTAAAACAAAAGTATATAGAGATAGTTCAGGCGCATACAGTAGCAGTATAGATAGAAAAAAATACTCTCACCCTACGATGAGACCATATACCATCCGAGGGATTAAGTACTATCCTACTGTAGTTAGCGTTGGAGATGAGTATACAGGAAACGCTAGCTGGTACGGACCCGATTTTCATGGAAAGCTTACCTCAAATGGTGAGACATATAATATGTACGATATGACAGCCGCACATAAAACACTGCCAATGAATACTATTGTTAAAGTAACCAATCTAAGAAATGGACTCAGTACCGTAGTGAGGATTAACGATAGAGGTCCTTTTGTTGAGACAAGAATCATTGACCTCTCTAACACCGCAGCCAAAAAAATAAAAATGGTAGGAGCAGGGACTGCACCGGTCAGACTAGAAATACTTGGGTTTGAGACTAAAGGCAAACGCACCATACCAACTAAAAAAGAGTTGAAAACGTCACCACAAGAGCAATCTACGGGAGAGTATGCACTTCAAATAGCATCTTTTTCAAGAATAGAGGGTGCAATAATAACTCAAGAGAAGTATGATAATACAGATGGGTATAGAACTGTTATCAAAGATGTTGAAGTTGAGAGTGGTAGAGTATTTAAAGTTGTGTTAAAAGGCTTTAAAAGTGAAGACGAAGCTAGAGACTACAAAGCATCTGGAATATTTAAAAATGCATTTATAATAAGAGAGGATTAAATGATTACAAAAACAAGAACAACAAAAGAGACAGATATAACTGTATCATTAGAGTTAAATGGAAGTGGGAAAAGTAAGGTATCTACTGGTGTTGGCTTTTTAGACCATATGCTTGAGAGCTTTTCAAAGCACTCGCTTATCGATCTAGAAGTATCTTGCAAGGGTGATACTCACATAGACGACCACCATAGCGTTGAAGATGTTGGAATCGTACTTGGTTCACTTCTAGCACAAGCTATATATCCAGTTAAAAATATGGAGCGCTTTGGTAGTGCAAATATAGTTATGGATGAGGCTTGTGTATCGTGTGATTTAGATCTAAGCAATAGACCATTTTTAGTTTATGAGCTTGAGGTAAGCGGTAAAGTTGGCAATTTTGATACGGAACTAGTAGAAGAGTTTTATAGAGCGTTTGTTTTAAACGCAAAGATAAGTACGCACATCATACAGCTTCGTGGTAAAAATAAACACCATATCATTGAAGCATCATTTAAGTCTCTTGCGGTTGCGATAAGAAGAGCCACTACAAGAAATGATAGAGTTGGCATTCCTAGTACAAAAGACGTTTTATGATAAAGCTGATTGTTTTAGACGTTGACGGCTGTCTGAGTGATGGCTCACTTATCTATTCAAACGATTCTATAGAGAGCAAAAGCTTTAATGTTAAAGATGGACTTGGAATCACTACCTGGATAAAAATGGGTAATGAAGTAGCAATCATAACTGGTCGAAAATCAGAAATAGTGAAAAAAAGAGCGACCGAACTTGGCATAAAGCATCTCTATCAAGGTGTACGGGACAAAGATAGAGTACTAAAAGAGCTTGTAGAGTCACTTGGTTTAAAGTTTTATGAACTTGGAGCAATTGGAGATGATTTAAATGACTACAATATGCTATCTCTTGTTGGTAGAAGCTTTACTCCTAAAAATGGCGTTAAAGAGATTCGAGAGTTAGTAGATACAGTCTTAAACTATAATGGTGGAGATGGCGCGGTGAGAGAGATGATAGATACTTTAGTTGATGAAAATGATCAAAGAGAAGAGTTTCTATCAGTTTGGATTTAAGAGGAGTCTGTTATCAATATAAACATTTTTTTTCTCTTTATACTAAGTAGTTTGATGATGATTTTTTATTTTTTCAAGCCACTTGATATAAAGCAGCAACTCTTTGTAGATATACCTCTTTTTGAAATCAGGGACTTCTCTCTTTACGAGCTCAACCAAGAGAAAATAAAAACTTTTATGTCTGGAGATGTTGCTACAAGATATGCTGATAGATATACTGTTAAAAGTATGGATTTTACAGATAACTCAAAAACTTACATCGCCAATATGAAGGCTGATAGTGGCTTGTACGAAGGTGATATTATCACTCTTATTGGAAAGGTATCATACTTTAGAGAAGATGGGCTAACGTTTGATTCGCAAGAAGTTGTTTACAATAAAAAAACTTCAGTCGCTAAAACACAGAGTGAGTATGTTGCATATATGGGTGATAATAAGATTACAGGAGTCTCTTTGGAGTATAATAGCTTACTAAATAAAATAGAGTCAAAACAGGTAGTCGCAAAATATATCTTAGATGAGGAACAATTATGAGAATAATTTTTATACTTTTTTTTACAACTTTACTTTTTTCTCAAGAACTGAAGATTAAAGCAAACTCATTTAAAGCAGATGAGAGTCAAGGTATATCCGTATTTGATGGAGACGTTAACATTGTCAAAGGTAATGATGAGATAAACGCATCTAACTTGACAATATATGTAGATAAAGAGAATAAGCCAACGAAGTTTGTCGCTATTGGCAATGTCTCTTTTAAGATACAGACAAAACAGAATGCAAAATATAGAGGAAGTTCAAATAAGATAATCTATTTGCCACTTAAAAAGGAGTATCACTTTTTTGAAAATGTTCATTTAGTACAAATAAATGAGAAAAAAGAGATACATGGCGATAAAGTGATTTTAAGTATAGTTGATGGAAAAGCATATGCTCAGGGCCTCAAAAAAGAGCCTGTGATAATGATTTTTGATATAGCTGAAGAGAAGGAATAGTTTTGGTTGATATAGATATAGTAGATGCAAAGTTTATGACATCGGCTCCAAATGTTGGAGCAGCACCAGAGTCGGATGAACAAAATGAAATAGTATTCATGGCAAGATCAAACGTAGGCAAGAGCTCACTTTTAAATGCTTTGACAAATCATAAAGGTCTTGCAAAAGTATCTTCAACACCAGGTAAAACCAGACTTATCAACTATTTTGATGTGACACTTTTAAACAGAGAAGAAGATAAAAAGGTTAATGCAAAGTTTGTTGACCTGCCAGGTTTTGGATATGCAAAGGTCTCTAAATCTATGAAGCATGATTGGGAGAAAAACTTAACTGACTACATATCAACTAGAGAACAGATTAAAGTTTTTATACATCTTGTTGATTGTAGACATCCTCATCTTGACATAGATACATCCGTGAGTCAATTTTTGTTTGACAACGTACGTGAAAATCAGTACATAATTCAAATCTTTACTAAGATAGATAAACTCAATCAAAAAGAGCAAAACGCTCTTAGACGTGAGTTTCCAAATGCGATGACTGTATCAAGCTCTAAAAAAAGAGGTACTAAGAAAATTATCAATGTTATTTACGATCTTTTAGAGGAAAAAGAAAAAAATGAAGATTGAGTATAAAAAAGCTAAACTCAGTGATATAGTGATGATGAGGGAGTTGATTCTTCCAGAAATAGAAAATGGAATCATTTTAGATAGAAGTGAAGATGAGATAGCAACAAATATTCGCTCTTACACACTTGTACTTGGAGATGAACAACTTTTAGGGTTCTGTGCTTTACATGTACATACATCAGAACTGGCTGAGATCAGATCGCTTGTTGTAAAAGATGGTTTTAGAGGCAATAAAATAGGTGAATCTATAATTAACGAGGTGCTCAAGGAAGCTACTTCTCTTGGTTTAAAAAGAGTCCTAAGTCTAACGTATAAGCAAGCTTTCTTTGAAAGACTAGGCTTTGTTGAGATTCCAAAAGAGTCATTACCAGAACATAAAATATGGGCCGACTGTATAAAATGTAAACATTTTCCAATATGCAACGAAGTATCCCTGATAAAAGACCTTTAGAACTATTTATATACATATTTTTATTTGTATTATATAGTGGGCTAAGCAGTATCTATCCATTTCTACCACCTTTATTTGCTGTATTATTTACATATTTTGTTAAATCTCTAGATGAGAAAAATCTTTTATACATAGTCGCGATTTCATTTATGCTTGTTATTTTTGAAGCTAATGCGGGCTATATGCTATTTACATCTATTATATATTTATATATAGTTTATAAGTTTATACTTCCAAAAATAATGCAGAGTTTTAACTGTCAAAAATGTATTAGAGCCTCTTATGTAGTGTTGGCTTATTTCGGATATTTTTTATTTTTAACGCTGTTGTCGAATATTTTTCTTTTAGAGCAGCCGGTAATTGATTACTATATAGTATACTATATAGTAATAGAGTTTTTTATAGTGAGTATATTATGAAAATTAAGATCATACTACTAGTATTTGCATCAATCTGGTTAGGGCTATTAGTTAGAGTCTTTATTTTAAGTGTTGAGTCAAATCATATCTATTCAAAACTCTCTTTAAAAAATACTATAAGGCTAGAACATATTGCTCCTGTTCGTGGGGAGATAGTAGACATAAAAAATAGAGCGGTTGCTATAAATAAACTAGGATTTAAGATACAGCTAGCCCCACACCTCACAAGTAGAAAATCATCTCATAATCTAGATGAAGAGATAGATAAACTTTGCGCACTTCTTCCTTCCTTAGACAAAAAGAAAATAAAAAAGAGATATGCGAAGAAAGAGTCTTACTATAATCATAACTTTATCGACGTTGTCCATTTTATTGCATATGAGGAGATAATGCCTGTCTACTCAACGCTAAACTTGAGAGAAAATGTTAAGATCATTCCTGCACCAAAACGCCACTATCCATATAAAAACATTGCTGCACACATGATAGGGTATGTATCGCGTGCGAATAAAAAAGATATTGATGGAGATGCTCTGCTGGAGCTGTTAGGTAACACTGGTAAAACAGGTATTGAGAAATACTATAATAAATACCTTCAAGGTACAGCTGGTAAACGCCAAATAAAAGTTAATGCTAATAACGAAGAGATTAAGCAGCTTATGTATGAAAGTGCTGATGAGGATAAGAAACTCACTCTTAGTTTGGATATGGAACTTCAAACATATATAGCTGAACTATTCGGAGATAGGGTAGGTGCAGTTATAGTTATGGATGTTAATGGATCTGTTTTATCTGCAGGTAGTTTTCCTAACTATGATTTAAATATCTTTGTTTCGGGTATGTCGCATGCTATGTATAATAAATTGTCATCAAGTTTGGATCACCCATTTACAAATAAGTTGATAAATGGTCTTTACCCTCCAGGCTCCACGATCAAACCAATGCTTGGACTGCTTTATATATCAACGGACTTAAGTAGTAAGTGGACAGTTGAGTGTAAGTCATCCCTTCCTTTAGGTGGAAGAATATTCAGATGTTGGAAAAAGCAGGGGCATGAGCATACCGATATCACAAAGGCTATAAGAGAGAGTTGCGATGATTATTTTTACAAGGGTAGCTTGATCTTAGGGAATCAAAAGATGAGTATGGGACTTAAACGTTACGGACTTTCTAAAAAAACGGGCATTGATTTACCTAATGAGTTTATTGGTGTTGTTCCTTCAAAAGAGTGGAAAAGAGAGAAATACAATAGATCATGGAATATTGGGGAAACGGTAAACATGTCTATAGGGCAGGGTGATTTTTTAGTAACGCCACTTCAAATAGCACAGCAGACTGCGCTTATGGCAACAGGTAAGCTTCCAACTCCTCATATTGCTAAAAAAATAGGTGATGAAGTTATCAAGCATGAGTTGCAAGATGTTTTAACAAAAGAAGAACTTAAAAATCTGCCTAAAATACAAAATGCTATGTACCATGTATGTAACAGAGCAAAAGGTACTGCAACTAACTACCTACACTCTAAAGTAAAGATCGCTGGAAAAACGGGAACGGCTCAGGTAATTGCCATTAAGCAAGATATAGAAAAAAGAAAATTAGAAAGAGAACTCTCCTACTACAATCGTTCGCATGCATGGTTTACAACATATGGACCATATAAAAATCCGCAGTACGTTGTCATGGCTATGATAGAACATGGTGGACATGGTGGGCATGCTGCTGGTTCGATTATATCGGATATATATAACAAGCTCTTAGAGCTTGGTTATATAAAAAAGTAATTTTTATGCGAAAGAGTTTTGAATAAAAAGAGCAAGAATTATTAGTAAAAATATACCGCCAGCTCTATTGTAGAGCTTGTTTGCTAGAATAAATAGCAGAGCTAATGATGCTGACACCATAATCAAAATATCAAACTTCGTACTAGCAAGATCTACTAAAAGTGGATTAATCAATGAAGACGCACCTAAAACCATTGAAAAGTTTGCTACGTTTGAGCCAATTATATTTCCAATACCCATCTCGGCGTTTCCCTTTTTTACTGCTACTAACGAAACTACAAGCTCTGGAAGTGAAGTTCCAAGTGAGATTAAAAACAGACCTATAACCCATTCACTCACTTCAAGGCTACGCGCGATGTTTGTTCCGCTCTCGACAACAAAATTTGCCCCACCTATAGTCAATATAAATCCAACACTAAGTAAAGCTACTGTTTTGAGCCAGTTGAATTGTTTTGCTAAAGAAGTATCTATCTCTCCTTCTAGGTCTTCACGAGAACTTTTAAATAAAAAGATAAGGTATGAAGTCATTAAGAGTAAAAATATCACACCATCTACTCGGCCAATAACTCCATCTTGAATCATAATGTAAAAAATTAATACGGGAACAATAACCCAAGCACTATCTTTTGAAAAGAGGTCTCTGTTTGGATTCATAGATTTAGCAAACATAAAAACTATACCAAGAACCATGGTTATGTTAAAAATAACGCTTCCAACTACATTCGCAACCGCCATATCGCTTTTACCATGTGATGAAGCCATCATTGAAGCTGCCATTTCAGGTAAAGAAGTACCAAAGGCAACTAAGGTGGCTCCAATGACAAAATGAGATATATTAAAATGTAACGCTATTCTTTCTGATTCTTTAATAATGAAATCAGCCCCATATATAAGTGCCGCCATTGCAACTAAAAATATTATATAATCCATCTATATTTACCCTTGTGTTCTAATAATTAAACTACTAGGAAGATTAAACTTCTCTATAAGTCTTCTCTCTTCTTCTCTCATCTCGCCATTGTC encodes the following:
- a CDS encoding TatD family hydrolase, with product MIIDTHIHLDDERYEEDLDEVLSRAREGGVERFIIPGADKNTLPRAIEIAEKYDDVYFAVGIHPYDMEQFDLLDFDKYVHHEKCVAVGECGLDYFRLEGSDEEKSAEKKEQKRVFAAQIELAKKYKKPLIVHVRDASRDSKALMLENGAGEVGGVLHCYNADEELLSLANEGFYFGIGGVLTFKNAKKLINVLPKIPQEKLIIETDGPYLTPMPYRGKRNEPLYTTFVAQKMSELLEIDLENIKQTTTSNALKLFNIL
- the hisB gene encoding imidazoleglycerol-phosphate dehydratase HisB; amino-acid sequence: MITKTRTTKETDITVSLELNGSGKSKVSTGVGFLDHMLESFSKHSLIDLEVSCKGDTHIDDHHSVEDVGIVLGSLLAQAIYPVKNMERFGSANIVMDEACVSCDLDLSNRPFLVYELEVSGKVGNFDTELVEEFYRAFVLNAKISTHIIQLRGKNKHHIIEASFKSLAVAIRRATTRNDRVGIPSTKDVL
- a CDS encoding septal ring lytic transglycosylase RlpA family protein; the protein is MNKFYIFALVLIVLFSSGCSTRGKKTYRNYQHSKTKVYRDSSGAYSSSIDRKKYSHPTMRPYTIRGIKYYPTVVSVGDEYTGNASWYGPDFHGKLTSNGETYNMYDMTAAHKTLPMNTIVKVTNLRNGLSTVVRINDRGPFVETRIIDLSNTAAKKIKMVGAGTAPVRLEILGFETKGKRTIPTKKELKTSPQEQSTGEYALQIASFSRIEGAIITQEKYDNTDGYRTVIKDVEVESGRVFKVVLKGFKSEDEARDYKASGIFKNAFIIRED
- a CDS encoding DUF5625 family protein; the protein is MWITSLCTFPPLIEDEPFSIKKENSSISIPFEAPVEKSYFLKMNFIFPTTKARLEDKFIGSRYNQYCQGDINYDEIPDDDRKGLGQPLKFKVIIQEKDGSIVFEKIVESLCRTSFKQNISTRTIASVPLLKGEYLAKITFLEKQNSLGLKDVNTTIRLDAGRWLK
- the lptA gene encoding lipopolysaccharide transport periplasmic protein LptA, whose protein sequence is MRIIFILFFTTLLFSQELKIKANSFKADESQGISVFDGDVNIVKGNDEINASNLTIYVDKENKPTKFVAIGNVSFKIQTKQNAKYRGSSNKIIYLPLKKEYHFFENVHLVQINEKKEIHGDKVILSIVDGKAYAQGLKKEPVIMIFDIAEEKE
- the yihA gene encoding ribosome biogenesis GTP-binding protein YihA/YsxC, which encodes MTSAPNVGAAPESDEQNEIVFMARSNVGKSSLLNALTNHKGLAKVSSTPGKTRLINYFDVTLLNREEDKKVNAKFVDLPGFGYAKVSKSMKHDWEKNLTDYISTREQIKVFIHLVDCRHPHLDIDTSVSQFLFDNVRENQYIIQIFTKIDKLNQKEQNALRREFPNAMTVSSSKKRGTKKIINVIYDLLEEKEKNED
- the lptC gene encoding LPS export ABC transporter periplasmic protein LptC; the encoded protein is MFFLFILSSLMMIFYFFKPLDIKQQLFVDIPLFEIRDFSLYELNQEKIKTFMSGDVATRYADRYTVKSMDFTDNSKTYIANMKADSGLYEGDIITLIGKVSYFREDGLTFDSQEVVYNKKTSVAKTQSEYVAYMGDNKITGVSLEYNSLLNKIESKQVVAKYILDEEQL
- a CDS encoding AAA family ATPase codes for the protein MIERFYLKDYLSFKESELELNSGLVVFTGPSGSGKSILMNSILSSLGGASCEAALCESSVTWNINADDIGIENEEINVFKHIKKGNSRYFVNNQSLSKKSIGIVAADYLRHLSLKDFSDFENENLLSILDDRVGVKNKKVLKLKESYQKSFLEYQDVKRELQVIEEEEKKIVELKEFAAFEIKKIDDINPTTGEDEELSVIKKELSKKEKVLESLESAMEIFNHEHLVSSALDTLDAESAFFDDAMNELRAVFDSATERFSALEDLDIEEILNRIEEISGLKRRYGSIEEALEYKEQKKLELEKYENIEIARNDLEERYTKLSKEIETLANELSDLRLKALPDFESSLNSYLSHLYLRDADVTLQKREYKLHGQDELSIKLNSTELAKISTGEFNRLRLAILALKSELMSQNGGVLMLDEIDANLSGEESMSVAKVLRQLSKHFQIFVISHQPQLTSMGDQHFLVYKDGNISKTKELNFQERVDEIARIISGENISNEAKKFARELLEANNDN
- a CDS encoding KdsC family phosphatase; amino-acid sequence: MIKLIVLDVDGCLSDGSLIYSNDSIESKSFNVKDGLGITTWIKMGNEVAIITGRKSEIVKKRATELGIKHLYQGVRDKDRVLKELVESLGLKFYELGAIGDDLNDYNMLSLVGRSFTPKNGVKEIRELVDTVLNYNGGDGAVREMIDTLVDENDQREEFLSVWI
- a CDS encoding lytic transglycosylase domain-containing protein, whose protein sequence is MFKYFLIIFFPLFLFANLTYESNYNKELSVLDSFNIESAFLYDPIMNDMRTRNSSKGRKKLFFRAMKDAYTFIPMIKSTLTKYDVPQEFLYLAMAESNFSTKAYSNKRAAGLWQFMPATGRRFDLKIDEYVDERRDLVKSTHAAAKYLTRLHKRFGKWYLAAIAYNCGGGRLNQAIRKAGSDELSVLLDEDKKYIPRESRYYIRKIVALALIGTDEKHLLSSEYEYLLNRANAYSITPIKLSSGESLERVSKLIEMPLKDLKKLNRHLKYDFVPPYAEDYEVYIPYIKLAEFKQNYYESPMKNIYKLHVVSRGDNLSYIGKKYGISYKVIKDFNNLKSNRLRLKQKLVIPISKHNKSNKFDSKHYYMVKSGDSLISISKATKVSVQNIMLQNHLKNSNIRIGERLKIYE